A window from Mogibacterium neglectum encodes these proteins:
- a CDS encoding CPBP family intramembrane glutamic endopeptidase encodes MTENNTKKYGFRDNILWIWALTFLLTVASGLLELIPINYTLFSDAYTETFKLYIPFWSIWFVFLIAILCIKPNRYILETLKYRKNGNNIKNLLIGFTAGFVMNGICALTAYLHGDIKLSFSKFEIFPILLMFIAVFIQSSAEELICRGFMYQKILHRYPNPWVAIFVTSLFFMALHLGNDHISFLPLLDIFLTGVLFALMVHYFDSIWMAMACHTTWNFNQNILLGLPNSGEVSSYSIFTLDTKHVTNSFAYNTGFGLEGTIMSVAVMLISISIIVFANKISEGKKSL; translated from the coding sequence ATGACAGAAAATAACACAAAGAAATACGGATTCAGAGACAATATACTCTGGATTTGGGCACTAACTTTCTTGCTCACCGTCGCAAGCGGTTTACTAGAGCTTATTCCAATTAATTACACACTGTTCAGCGATGCGTATACCGAGACATTTAAACTATATATACCTTTTTGGAGCATATGGTTTGTCTTTCTAATTGCCATTTTATGCATTAAACCAAATCGCTACATACTAGAGACGTTAAAATATCGCAAGAACGGGAACAATATCAAAAACCTATTGATCGGTTTCACAGCTGGATTTGTGATGAACGGTATATGCGCGCTAACTGCATATCTTCACGGAGATATTAAGCTCAGCTTTTCGAAGTTCGAGATATTCCCTATCCTCCTAATGTTTATTGCGGTATTCATTCAATCATCCGCAGAAGAACTAATCTGCCGTGGATTCATGTATCAGAAGATATTGCACAGATATCCAAATCCTTGGGTGGCGATATTCGTGACTTCTTTGTTTTTTATGGCGCTTCACCTTGGAAATGATCATATTTCATTTTTACCACTTCTCGACATATTCCTCACAGGTGTACTATTTGCGCTCATGGTTCATTATTTCGATAGTATATGGATGGCTATGGCTTGTCACACAACCTGGAACTTCAATCAGAATATTCTACTAGGTCTTCCAAATAGTGGTGAAGTATCATCCTATTCAATATTTACTCTCGACACTAAGCATGTCACAAATAGCTTCGCATACAACACGGGTTTTGGACTTGAAGGAACGATTATGTCAGTTGCAGTGATGTTGATCAGTATATCAATCATAGTTTTTGCAAATAAAATATCCGAAGGTAAAAAATCATTATAG
- the rbr gene encoding rubrerythrin, producing MAKNKYAGTQTEKNLETAFAGESMARNKYTYFASKAKKEGFEQIAALFLKTADNEKEHAKLWYKELNDGVGDTAYNLEDAANGENYEWTDMYDGFAKTAEEEGFPELAARFRSVGEVEKHHEERYRALLKNVEMKEVFEKSEVKVWECRNCGHICVGTKSPDVCPVCNHPQSFFEIHAENY from the coding sequence ATGGCTAAGAACAAATACGCTGGAACACAGACTGAGAAAAACCTAGAAACAGCTTTTGCTGGTGAATCTATGGCTCGCAACAAGTATACATATTTTGCATCAAAGGCTAAGAAAGAGGGATTTGAGCAGATTGCTGCACTATTTCTCAAGACTGCTGATAATGAGAAGGAGCATGCAAAACTTTGGTACAAGGAGCTTAATGATGGTGTAGGCGACACCGCATACAATCTCGAGGATGCGGCAAATGGTGAGAATTACGAGTGGACGGATATGTACGATGGGTTCGCTAAAACTGCTGAGGAAGAAGGGTTTCCAGAACTAGCAGCTAGATTCCGTTCTGTTGGAGAAGTTGAAAAGCATCACGAAGAGAGATACCGTGCACTTCTCAAGAATGTAGAAATGAAGGAAGTATTCGAGAAGAGCGAAGTTAAGGTTTGGGAGTGCCGTAACTGCGGACATATCTGTGTAGGAACTAAGTCTCCAGACGTATGTCCAGTTTGCAATCACCCACAGTCTTTCTTCGAGATTCACGCAGAAAACTATTAA